The Gillisia sp. Hel_I_86 genome has a segment encoding these proteins:
- a CDS encoding DUF4494 domain-containing protein — translation MSATWYECKVKYRRTHETGEQKLTTETYLLDAISFTEAETRIKEEMAAYTSEEVLITNIKVSNLSEVHPFENSDRWFKSKVSLIALDENSGKEKKTNVYILVQANDVKEAFDNTTQAMDNTMGDYSIPAITESPIVDVFPYFSGEKEKSENLNTTESSGTPEAKVLEKTEFV, via the coding sequence ATGAGCGCAACTTGGTACGAGTGTAAAGTAAAATATAGAAGAACACATGAAACTGGAGAACAAAAACTTACTACAGAGACTTATTTATTAGATGCAATTTCGTTTACTGAAGCAGAAACCAGGATTAAAGAAGAAATGGCTGCCTATACCAGTGAAGAGGTCTTAATTACCAATATAAAAGTGTCTAATTTATCAGAGGTTCATCCTTTTGAAAATTCCGATCGATGGTTTAAATCTAAAGTTTCTTTAATTGCTCTAGATGAAAATAGTGGGAAGGAGAAAAAAACCAATGTATATATTTTGGTTCAGGCAAATGATGTAAAAGAGGCTTTTGATAATACAACTCAAGCTATGGATAATACTATGGGAGACTACTCGATTCCTGCTATTACCGAATCTCCTATTGTAGATGTATTTCCATATTTCTCGGGAGAAAAAGAGAAATCGGAAAATTTAAATACTACAGAATCATCTGGAACCCCAGAAGCGAAAGTGCTGGAAAAAACAGAATTTGTGTGA
- a CDS encoding potassium channel family protein, with product MKFIGSQLVYYLRDRDFKRNSKILIRYLAFLGIVIFIYSILFHIIMTEVEGQDHSWVTGFYWTLTVMSTLGFGDITFQSDIGRLFSIVVLLSGIIMLLIVLPFAFIRHFYVPLLESQAKNRVPRQVPKGTKNHVLICSYDVIARDLTERLKQENTLYYIIENDLAIALENHDDGVPVIFGELDSQETFILANIKDAKMLVVNRDDILNTKIILTIRAITPTIPIVAIATDDESVHVQELSGANHVLPVKRWLGEQLANRVNSQLAKSQPIGQYEDLFIAELPVLYTHLVSKTIREAGLRQKFGVSVVAIWERGRLKPVHVNKKLTLESVLVIIGNKDQLQSIDELFYDHNINPNPVLVIGGGKVGLAAIELLHKNDIPVNLIDKDPEICKKARHICNKVFAGRASDYELLKKAGILEAPSVLLSTNDDTMNIYLASYCRQLNKELRIVSRITEARNIDIIHRAGANFVLSYATLGSEAVLSISKGQELTILGEGITLFIAPTPQSLEGKSLAESGIGAKTGLSVIAIKEGPQVITLLTANTLLPRGAEIVMLGNTEMKNKFNEIYLEDV from the coding sequence ATGAAATTTATAGGTAGTCAGTTAGTATATTATTTAAGGGACAGGGACTTTAAAAGAAACTCGAAGATATTAATTAGGTATTTGGCCTTTTTAGGAATTGTTATCTTTATTTATTCCATCCTTTTCCACATTATCATGACAGAGGTTGAAGGTCAAGATCATTCTTGGGTCACAGGCTTTTACTGGACACTTACCGTTATGAGTACGCTTGGTTTTGGAGATATCACATTCCAATCTGATATCGGCCGACTTTTCAGTATAGTGGTTCTGCTATCTGGAATTATTATGTTATTGATTGTTTTGCCCTTTGCCTTTATAAGGCATTTTTATGTTCCACTTTTAGAGTCACAAGCCAAAAATAGGGTTCCCCGCCAAGTTCCTAAAGGAACAAAAAACCATGTTTTAATATGTTCTTATGATGTCATAGCAAGGGATCTCACAGAACGGTTGAAGCAAGAGAATACCCTTTATTACATTATAGAAAACGATCTCGCAATAGCGCTCGAAAATCATGATGACGGTGTTCCCGTAATATTTGGAGAATTGGATAGCCAGGAAACCTTTATCCTTGCCAATATTAAGGATGCGAAAATGCTTGTTGTCAATAGGGATGATATTCTTAACACCAAGATCATTCTTACTATCCGGGCTATAACTCCTACTATACCAATTGTAGCCATAGCAACAGATGATGAATCGGTGCATGTACAGGAACTGAGTGGTGCCAATCATGTATTACCTGTAAAAAGGTGGCTTGGGGAACAATTGGCCAACAGGGTAAATTCGCAACTTGCAAAATCCCAACCAATAGGACAATATGAAGATCTGTTTATTGCAGAATTGCCCGTCCTATATACTCATTTGGTTTCTAAAACCATTAGAGAGGCCGGATTAAGACAAAAATTTGGGGTTAGTGTAGTAGCAATTTGGGAAAGAGGTAGGTTAAAACCAGTACATGTAAATAAAAAACTAACATTAGAAAGTGTTTTGGTCATAATTGGGAATAAAGATCAACTTCAAAGCATCGATGAACTCTTCTATGACCACAATATAAACCCTAATCCAGTTCTGGTAATTGGAGGTGGTAAAGTAGGACTGGCCGCGATAGAATTACTACATAAAAATGATATCCCGGTGAACCTAATTGATAAGGATCCGGAGATCTGCAAAAAAGCACGCCATATTTGTAATAAAGTATTCGCTGGGCGGGCCTCGGATTACGAACTTCTAAAAAAAGCTGGAATATTGGAAGCTCCTTCGGTATTGCTATCTACCAATGATGACACCATGAATATTTATCTTGCATCCTATTGCCGACAATTAAACAAGGAATTAAGGATAGTGAGCCGGATAACAGAAGCTCGAAATATTGATATTATCCATAGGGCAGGAGCTAATTTTGTATTGAGTTATGCAACTTTGGGTTCTGAAGCTGTTTTGTCTATTTCCAAAGGTCAGGAACTAACCATTCTCGGGGAAGGGATTACGTTGTTTATAGCCCCGACACCCCAATCTTTAGAAGGTAAATCACTTGCAGAATCTGGCATAGGTGCTAAAACAGGACTTTCAGTCATTGCCATAAAAGAGGGTCCACAAGTCATTACACTACTAACCGCAAATACCCTCCTTCCCCGGGGAGCTGAAATAGTCATGCTTGGAAATACTGAAATGAAAAATAAATTCAATGAAATATATCTGGAAGACGTCTAA